The Triticum aestivum cultivar Chinese Spring chromosome 7B, IWGSC CS RefSeq v2.1, whole genome shotgun sequence genome window below encodes:
- the LOC123160800 gene encoding methionine aminopeptidase 2B isoform X3 — MAGSSTDAATKEMEALHVGQTKETDEILKKASDSNGGAPGAQSPPPPADDDEAQVDGPSEDGAGVAAKKKKKKSKAKKKKDPHQQTDPPSIPVDELFPSGDFPEGEIQEYKDDNLWRTTSEEKREQERLQKPMYNSVRRAAEVHRQVRKYMRSIIKPGMLMMELCETLENMVRKLIKENGLQAGIAFPTGCSLNWVAAHWTPNSGDKTVLQYDDVMKLDFGTHIDGHIVDCAFTVAFNPMFDPLLQATRDATNTGIKEAGIDARLCDVGAAIQEVMESYEVEINGKVFQVKSVRNLNGHSIGPYQIHAGKSVPIVKGGEQTKMEEGEFYAIETFGSTGKGFVREDLECSHYMKNFDVGHVPLRVAKAKQLLGTINNNFGTLAFCRRYLDRIGETKYLMALKNLCDVGIVQPYPPLCDVRGSYVSQFEHTILLRPTCKEVISRGDDY, encoded by the exons ATGGCTGGGAGTAGCAcggatgcagcaaccaaggagatGGAGGCATTGCATGTTGGGCAAACCAAGGAAACAGAT GAGATTCTGAAAAAAGCGTCAGATAGCAATGGCGGGGCTCCTGGAGCTCAGTCCCCACCACCACCAGCAGATGATGATGAGGCACAAGTGGATGGTCCATCTGAAGATGGAGCAGGAG TGGctgcgaagaagaaaaagaagaaaagcaaGGCCAA AAAGAAGAAAGACCCCCATCAGCAGACAGATCCTCCATCAATCCCTGTGGATGAGCTTTTCCCTTCAGGAGATTTTCCTGAGGGAGAAATCCAGGAATATAAGGATGA TAATTTATGGAGAACAACTAGTGAAGAAAAGAGGGAACAGGAACGACTACAAAAACCAATGTACAATTCTGTTCGCCGAGCTGCAGAAGTCCATCGACAG GTACGAAAGTACATGAGGAGCATTATAAAGCCTGGAATGCTAATGATGGAACTATGCGAGACTTTGGAAAACATGGTTCGGAAACTTATCAAGGAGAATGGACTGCAAGCTGGCATTGCCTTTCCAACAGGATGCTCGTTGAATTG GGTCGCAGCTCACTGGACTCCAAATTCTGGTGATAAAACTGTACTACAATATGATGATGTGATGAAGCTGGATTTTGGGACACATATCGATG GGCACATAGTTGATTGTGCATTTACTGTCGCATTTAATCCCATGTTTGATCCGTTGCTGCAAGCAACGAGAGATGCCACAAATACTGGAATCAAG GAAGCTGGAATAGATGCACGGCTTTGTGATGTCGGTGCTGCAATCCAAGAAGTCATGGAGTCATATGAGGTTGAAATTAATGGGAAAGTTTTCCAAG TAAAAAGTGTGCGAAACCTCAATGGACACAGCATTGGACCATACCAAATCCATGCTGGTAAATCAGTTCCAATTGTAAAAGGCGGAGAGCAAACAAAAATGGAGGAGGGTGAATTTTATGCCATTGAAACTTTTGGGTCTACAG GAAAGGGATTTGTGAGGGAGGACTTGGAATGCAGTCATTACATGAAGAACTTTGATGTTGGGCATGTACCATTGAGGGTAGCAAAAGCCAAGCAGCTACTGGGGACAATCAACAACAACTTTGGAACACTTGCATTTTGCCGCCGGTACTTGGACCGCATCGGCGAGACCAAGTATCTCATGGCACTGAAAAATCTATGTGATGTTGGCATTGTTCAG CCGTACCCGCCATTGTGCGATGTGAGGGGAAGCTATGTGTCCCAGTTTGAGCACACCATTTTGCTCCGGCCAACCTGTAAAGAAGTCATATCCAGAGGCGACGACTACTGA
- the LOC123160800 gene encoding methionine aminopeptidase 2B isoform X1, translated as MAGSSTDAATKEMEALHVGQTKETDEILKKASDSNGGAPGAQSPPPPADDDEAQVDGPSEDGAGASVAAKKKKKKSKAKKKKDPHQQTDPPSIPVDELFPSGDFPEGEIQEYKDDNLWRTTSEEKREQERLQKPMYNSVRRAAEVHRQVRKYMRSIIKPGMLMMELCETLENMVRKLIKENGLQAGIAFPTGCSLNWVAAHWTPNSGDKTVLQYDDVMKLDFGTHIDGHIVDCAFTVAFNPMFDPLLQATRDATNTGIKEAGIDARLCDVGAAIQEVMESYEVEINGKVFQVKSVRNLNGHSIGPYQIHAGKSVPIVKGGEQTKMEEGEFYAIETFGSTGKGFVREDLECSHYMKNFDVGHVPLRVAKAKQLLGTINNNFGTLAFCRRYLDRIGETKYLMALKNLCDVGIVQVCEIGYHHFNANVYQDMVTHGFLTCLQPYPPLCDVRGSYVSQFEHTILLRPTCKEVISRGDDY; from the exons ATGGCTGGGAGTAGCAcggatgcagcaaccaaggagatGGAGGCATTGCATGTTGGGCAAACCAAGGAAACAGAT GAGATTCTGAAAAAAGCGTCAGATAGCAATGGCGGGGCTCCTGGAGCTCAGTCCCCACCACCACCAGCAGATGATGATGAGGCACAAGTGGATGGTCCATCTGAAGATGGAGCAGGAG CTTCAGTGGctgcgaagaagaaaaagaagaaaagcaaGGCCAA AAAGAAGAAAGACCCCCATCAGCAGACAGATCCTCCATCAATCCCTGTGGATGAGCTTTTCCCTTCAGGAGATTTTCCTGAGGGAGAAATCCAGGAATATAAGGATGA TAATTTATGGAGAACAACTAGTGAAGAAAAGAGGGAACAGGAACGACTACAAAAACCAATGTACAATTCTGTTCGCCGAGCTGCAGAAGTCCATCGACAG GTACGAAAGTACATGAGGAGCATTATAAAGCCTGGAATGCTAATGATGGAACTATGCGAGACTTTGGAAAACATGGTTCGGAAACTTATCAAGGAGAATGGACTGCAAGCTGGCATTGCCTTTCCAACAGGATGCTCGTTGAATTG GGTCGCAGCTCACTGGACTCCAAATTCTGGTGATAAAACTGTACTACAATATGATGATGTGATGAAGCTGGATTTTGGGACACATATCGATG GGCACATAGTTGATTGTGCATTTACTGTCGCATTTAATCCCATGTTTGATCCGTTGCTGCAAGCAACGAGAGATGCCACAAATACTGGAATCAAG GAAGCTGGAATAGATGCACGGCTTTGTGATGTCGGTGCTGCAATCCAAGAAGTCATGGAGTCATATGAGGTTGAAATTAATGGGAAAGTTTTCCAAG TAAAAAGTGTGCGAAACCTCAATGGACACAGCATTGGACCATACCAAATCCATGCTGGTAAATCAGTTCCAATTGTAAAAGGCGGAGAGCAAACAAAAATGGAGGAGGGTGAATTTTATGCCATTGAAACTTTTGGGTCTACAG GAAAGGGATTTGTGAGGGAGGACTTGGAATGCAGTCATTACATGAAGAACTTTGATGTTGGGCATGTACCATTGAGGGTAGCAAAAGCCAAGCAGCTACTGGGGACAATCAACAACAACTTTGGAACACTTGCATTTTGCCGCCGGTACTTGGACCGCATCGGCGAGACCAAGTATCTCATGGCACTGAAAAATCTATGTGATGTTGGCATTGTTCAGGTATGTGAAATAGGATACCACCATTTCAATGCCAATGTCTATCAAGACATGGTTACTCACGGTTTCCTGACCTGTTTGCAGCCGTACCCGCCATTGTGCGATGTGAGGGGAAGCTATGTGTCCCAGTTTGAGCACACCATTTTGCTCCGGCCAACCTGTAAAGAAGTCATATCCAGAGGCGACGACTACTGA
- the LOC123160800 gene encoding methionine aminopeptidase 2B isoform X2: protein MAGSSTDAATKEMEALHVGQTKETDEILKKASDSNGGAPGAQSPPPPADDDEAQVDGPSEDGAGASVAAKKKKKKSKAKKKKDPHQQTDPPSIPVDELFPSGDFPEGEIQEYKDDNLWRTTSEEKREQERLQKPMYNSVRRAAEVHRQVRKYMRSIIKPGMLMMELCETLENMVRKLIKENGLQAGIAFPTGCSLNWVAAHWTPNSGDKTVLQYDDVMKLDFGTHIDGHIVDCAFTVAFNPMFDPLLQATRDATNTGIKEAGIDARLCDVGAAIQEVMESYEVEINGKVFQVKSVRNLNGHSIGPYQIHAGKSVPIVKGGEQTKMEEGEFYAIETFGSTGKGFVREDLECSHYMKNFDVGHVPLRVAKAKQLLGTINNNFGTLAFCRRYLDRIGETKYLMALKNLCDVGIVQPYPPLCDVRGSYVSQFEHTILLRPTCKEVISRGDDY from the exons ATGGCTGGGAGTAGCAcggatgcagcaaccaaggagatGGAGGCATTGCATGTTGGGCAAACCAAGGAAACAGAT GAGATTCTGAAAAAAGCGTCAGATAGCAATGGCGGGGCTCCTGGAGCTCAGTCCCCACCACCACCAGCAGATGATGATGAGGCACAAGTGGATGGTCCATCTGAAGATGGAGCAGGAG CTTCAGTGGctgcgaagaagaaaaagaagaaaagcaaGGCCAA AAAGAAGAAAGACCCCCATCAGCAGACAGATCCTCCATCAATCCCTGTGGATGAGCTTTTCCCTTCAGGAGATTTTCCTGAGGGAGAAATCCAGGAATATAAGGATGA TAATTTATGGAGAACAACTAGTGAAGAAAAGAGGGAACAGGAACGACTACAAAAACCAATGTACAATTCTGTTCGCCGAGCTGCAGAAGTCCATCGACAG GTACGAAAGTACATGAGGAGCATTATAAAGCCTGGAATGCTAATGATGGAACTATGCGAGACTTTGGAAAACATGGTTCGGAAACTTATCAAGGAGAATGGACTGCAAGCTGGCATTGCCTTTCCAACAGGATGCTCGTTGAATTG GGTCGCAGCTCACTGGACTCCAAATTCTGGTGATAAAACTGTACTACAATATGATGATGTGATGAAGCTGGATTTTGGGACACATATCGATG GGCACATAGTTGATTGTGCATTTACTGTCGCATTTAATCCCATGTTTGATCCGTTGCTGCAAGCAACGAGAGATGCCACAAATACTGGAATCAAG GAAGCTGGAATAGATGCACGGCTTTGTGATGTCGGTGCTGCAATCCAAGAAGTCATGGAGTCATATGAGGTTGAAATTAATGGGAAAGTTTTCCAAG TAAAAAGTGTGCGAAACCTCAATGGACACAGCATTGGACCATACCAAATCCATGCTGGTAAATCAGTTCCAATTGTAAAAGGCGGAGAGCAAACAAAAATGGAGGAGGGTGAATTTTATGCCATTGAAACTTTTGGGTCTACAG GAAAGGGATTTGTGAGGGAGGACTTGGAATGCAGTCATTACATGAAGAACTTTGATGTTGGGCATGTACCATTGAGGGTAGCAAAAGCCAAGCAGCTACTGGGGACAATCAACAACAACTTTGGAACACTTGCATTTTGCCGCCGGTACTTGGACCGCATCGGCGAGACCAAGTATCTCATGGCACTGAAAAATCTATGTGATGTTGGCATTGTTCAG CCGTACCCGCCATTGTGCGATGTGAGGGGAAGCTATGTGTCCCAGTTTGAGCACACCATTTTGCTCCGGCCAACCTGTAAAGAAGTCATATCCAGAGGCGACGACTACTGA
- the LOC123160802 gene encoding 60S ribosomal protein L7-2, whose product MAEEEGTQQLPFVRETVLKKRKDNEEWATKNRERKAAKRQRRRHDAKGAIKRPEDFVREFRNKELDFLRMRTRLKVRNLRPAEAIDAKLLFAIRIPGTADLHPQIRKILARLRLTQVLTGVFLKATETNLKRLAAVGPFVTYGFPNLKNVKELIYKKGRGYFDKEPFPLTSNDLIEKALGEHGVICLEDVVHEISTVGPHFRETASFLMPFKLKCPERRLQMKKKPFKDGGDSGNRGDKINELLEKLN is encoded by the exons atggcggaggAGGAGGGCACGCAGCAGCTGCCGTTCGTGCGGGAGACGGTCCTCAAGAAGAGGAAGGACAACGAGGAGTGGGCCACCAAGAACCGGGAGCGCAAGGCGGCCAAGAGGCAGCGCCGCCGCCACGACGCCAAGGGCGCCATCAAGCGTCCCGAGGACTTCGTCAGGGAGTTCCGCAACAAGGAGCTCGACTTCCTGCGGATGCGGACGCGCCTCAAGGTCCGGAACCTGCGCCCCGCCGAGGCCATCGACGCCAAGCTGCTCTTCGCCATCCGCATCCCAGG CACCGCTGACTTGCACCCGCAAATCAGGAAGATCTTGGCCAGGCTGCGGCTCACCCAGGTCCTCACCGGCGTCTTCCTCAAGGCCACCGAGACAAACCTCAAGAGGCTTGCTGCTGTCGGACCGTTTGTCACCTATGG GTTCCCCAATTTGAAGAATGTGAAGGAGCTAATTTACAAGAAGGGTCGCGGATATTTCGACAAGGAGCCTTTCCCCCTTACCAGCAATGATCTAATCGAGaag GCACTTGGAGAACACGGCGTCATATGTTTGGAAGACGTGGTGCATGAAATCTCCACTGTCGGGCCGCACTTCAGAGAAACGGCGAGCTTTCTCATGCCCTTCAAGCTCAAGTGTCCAGAGAGGAGGCTGCAGATGAAGAAGAAACCCTTCAAGGATGGTGGCGACTCGGGCAACCGTGGGGACAAGATCAACGAGCTACTCGAGAAGCTGAACTGA
- the LOC123160801 gene encoding uncharacterized protein, producing the protein MSSPPAPVFERLAGIRPLAESGRFKAWFLDQFGVLHDGKKPYPGAILALEKLAGNGAKMVIISNSSRRSSVTMEKLQSLGFDTSCFLGAITSGELTHQYLDKRDDPWFASLGRKCVHLTWGNRGAISLEGLGLQVVNNVDDAEFILAHGTEALGLPSGDPLSKSLEELEQILVLGIQKRLPMVVANPDYVTVEARNLRVMPGTLAAKYESLGGEVKWMGKPDKVIYTSAMSLAGVEAHECITVGDSLHHDIKGANGAGMASAFITGGIHAAELGLGEFGETAGDDAVSALCCKHSSYPSYVLPSFAW; encoded by the exons atgtCATCGCCGCCGGCACCGGTATTCGAGAGGCTGGCCGGGATCCGGCCCCTCGCCGAGTCCGGCCGCTTCAAG GCATGGTTCCTGGACCAGTTCGGTGTTCTTCATGACGGGAAGAAACCCTACCCGGGCGCCATTTTGGCAT TGGAGAAGCTCGCTGGGAATGGCGCCAAGATGGTGATAATCAGCAATTCCTCAAGGCGGTCGTCTGTAACCATGGAGAAGCTGCAGAGCCTTGGGTTTGACACGTCTTGTTTCCTCGGGGCGATCACCAGCGGGGAACTCACCCATCAGTACCTTGACAA GAGGGATGACCCATGGTTTGCATCTCTGGGAAGGAAGTGTGTCCATCTGACATGGGGCAATCGAGGTGCAATTTCTCTGGAG GGACTTGGTTTGCAAGTTGTGAACAATGTTGACGATGCAGAGTTTATACTAGCCCATGGTACTGAAGCCCTGGGTTTACCTTCTGGTGATCCACTTTCGAAAAGTCTTGAGGAGCTTGAGCAGATTCTAGTGCTTGGTATACAAAAGCGACTTCCAATGGTGGTAGCTAATCCAGATTATGTCACTGTTGAAGCTCGAAACCTGCGTGTCATGCCTG GCACCCTGGCAGCAAAATACGAGAGTCTTGGTGGTGAAGTAAAATGGATGGGGAAGCCTGATAAG GTTATCTATACATCAGCAATGTCCCTAGCAGGTGTTGAAGCACATGAATGTATCACCGTAGGTGATTCGCTGCACCACGACATCAAAGGCGCAAATGGAGCCGGAATGGCATCTGCATTCATCACTGGAGGTATCCATGCGGCTGAACTTGGACTCGGTGAATTTGGAGAAACTGCTGGAGATGATGCCGTCAGTGCGTTGTGTTGCAAGCATAGCTCATACCCATCTTACGTTTTGCCTTCATTTGCATGGTAG